Proteins encoded by one window of Roseibium sp. Sym1:
- a CDS encoding heparinase II/III domain-containing protein codes for MHGGPLFRMQPFSAVPARLLIAPQDLRTADATNAADIYGGRFLFSGHLVETQGRSPFELKAVHEDWQRELHSFGWLRDLRASDSQISRQNARALVEDWIRYSGRWHDIGWEASVVTRRILSWLAHSPFILQDGDHDFYRSFVKSLARQVRYLRQTINETEDGVERLHGALAIASACISMAGQGRFARQSIRRLDQELTRQILPDGGHISRNPRALIDILADLLPVRQAFVAQGLEVPPAMLQSVDRMMPLLRFFRHGDGALAHFNGMGSTPSDLVATILAYDDARGAPPVNAPHSGYQRLSGGSSVVLIDTGPSPALNVSSDAHAGCLSLEFSSGANRIVVNCGVSPKSNPLWRRVSRSTAAHSTVVVEDTSSCRFLSDRPFGHILGAPILSGPAKVPVAREDDTMGSRVTASHDGYAAEFNVIHERDLRLAGDGTVLDGVDTLSAVGPIDREHHYAIRFHLHPSVRSSLVRGGSAVLLVCRDGEAWEFEAPGNEVMLEESIYLSDVYGHRKTDQIVVAGSLQEAPSVSWQFRKTAVAKLSRRGTSDFDDLEELPLEEE; via the coding sequence ATGCATGGCGGACCGCTGTTCCGCATGCAGCCGTTTTCGGCTGTGCCGGCGCGTCTGCTGATCGCGCCGCAGGATCTGCGCACCGCGGATGCGACCAACGCCGCCGATATCTATGGCGGCCGGTTCCTGTTTTCAGGGCACCTTGTGGAAACACAGGGGCGCTCGCCTTTCGAACTCAAGGCAGTGCACGAGGACTGGCAACGCGAGTTGCACAGTTTCGGCTGGTTGCGCGACCTGCGCGCGTCCGACAGCCAGATCTCCCGGCAGAACGCCCGCGCGCTGGTGGAGGACTGGATCCGGTATTCCGGACGCTGGCATGACATCGGCTGGGAAGCGTCGGTGGTCACCCGGCGGATCCTGTCCTGGCTGGCGCATTCGCCCTTCATCCTTCAGGACGGCGACCATGACTTTTACCGGAGTTTCGTCAAGTCGCTCGCACGGCAGGTGCGCTACCTGCGCCAGACCATCAACGAGACCGAGGATGGTGTCGAACGGCTGCATGGCGCGCTGGCGATCGCCTCGGCCTGTATCTCCATGGCGGGCCAGGGCCGGTTTGCCCGTCAGAGCATCCGCCGTCTCGACCAGGAACTGACCCGGCAGATCCTCCCTGATGGTGGCCATATTTCCCGCAACCCGCGGGCGCTGATCGATATTCTCGCCGATCTGCTTCCCGTCCGGCAGGCATTTGTCGCTCAGGGGCTGGAAGTGCCGCCGGCGATGCTGCAATCGGTGGACCGGATGATGCCGCTGCTGAGGTTCTTCCGGCATGGCGACGGCGCCCTGGCGCATTTCAACGGCATGGGATCGACACCCAGCGATCTGGTTGCCACCATCCTTGCCTATGACGATGCAAGGGGCGCACCGCCCGTCAATGCGCCGCATTCCGGGTACCAGCGGCTGAGCGGTGGAAGTTCGGTCGTTCTGATCGATACGGGCCCCTCTCCTGCCCTGAACGTATCCTCCGACGCCCATGCGGGCTGCCTTTCGCTGGAGTTTTCCTCCGGCGCCAACCGGATCGTGGTGAATTGCGGCGTCTCGCCAAAGTCGAACCCGTTGTGGCGCCGGGTCAGCCGGTCAACAGCGGCCCACTCGACCGTCGTCGTCGAGGACACCTCGTCCTGCCGTTTCCTGTCCGACAGGCCGTTCGGCCACATTCTCGGAGCCCCGATCCTTTCCGGGCCGGCAAAGGTGCCGGTCGCCCGCGAGGACGACACCATGGGCAGCCGGGTCACCGCGTCCCATGACGGCTATGCCGCCGAGTTCAACGTGATCCACGAACGCGACCTGAGGCTTGCCGGCGACGGCACGGTGCTGGACGGTGTCGACACCCTGAGCGCGGTCGGGCCGATCGACCGGGAACATCACTACGCCATCCGTTTCCACCTTCACCCGAGCGTGCGCAGTTCGCTCGTCAGGGGCGGTTCGGCGGTGCTGCTGGTCTGCCGGGACGGCGAAGCCTGGGAATTCGAGGCGCCGGGCAACGAGGTGATGCTGGAGGAAAGCATCTATCTGTCAGATGTCTACGGTCACAGGAAGACGGATCAGATCGTGGTTGCCGGATCGCTTCAGGAGGCGCCGTCGGTCAGCTGGCAGTTCCGCAAGACGGCCGTCGCCAAGCTCAGCCGCCGTGGCACCAGCGATTTCGATGACCTGGAAGAACTGCCCCTGGAGGAAGAATAG
- the purH gene encoding bifunctional phosphoribosylaminoimidazolecarboxamide formyltransferase/IMP cyclohydrolase, translating into MAIVSKAVPVPELVPVKRALLSVFDKTGLVDFARALAERGVELVSTGGSFKALKDAGLAVKDISEVTGFPEIMDGRVKTLHPNVHGGLLAIRDDADHQAAMKDHGIGGIDLFCGNLYPFEDVVASGADYATGIENIDIGGPAMTRAAAKNHAYVTVVTDPADYEAVIAELDANGGQSPIALRKKLALKAFARTAAYDAAVSNWMAEQLDEATPAHRAVGGALAEVMRYGENPHQTAGFYKTGENRPGVATAKQLQGKTLSYNNINDTDAAFELVSEFDPARTSAVAIIKHANPCGVAEGASLKDAYEMALRCDPVSAFGGIVALNQTLDAAAAEEIVKIFTEVIIAPDADEAAREIIAAKKNLRLLVTGGLADARAKGLFVKSVAGGLLVQSRDNGVVDDLDLKVVTRRAPSDQELADLKFAFRVAKHVKSNAIVYARDGATVGVGAGQMSRVDSARIAARKALDATEAAGLGEPLTKGCVVASDAFFPFADGLLSAAEAGATAVIQPGGSMRDDEVIAAADEAGLAMVLTGMRHFRH; encoded by the coding sequence ATGGCCATTGTGTCCAAAGCCGTTCCCGTTCCGGAACTCGTTCCCGTCAAACGCGCGCTCCTGTCGGTCTTCGACAAGACCGGCCTGGTCGATTTCGCCAGGGCGCTTGCAGAGCGCGGTGTCGAACTGGTTTCCACGGGCGGGTCCTTCAAGGCGCTGAAAGACGCCGGGCTGGCGGTCAAGGACATTTCCGAGGTGACGGGCTTTCCCGAAATCATGGACGGGCGGGTCAAGACCCTGCACCCGAATGTGCATGGCGGTTTGCTGGCGATCCGCGACGATGCCGACCACCAGGCTGCGATGAAGGATCATGGCATCGGCGGCATCGATCTTTTCTGCGGCAATCTCTATCCGTTCGAGGACGTTGTCGCCTCGGGTGCCGACTATGCGACGGGGATCGAGAATATCGACATCGGCGGGCCCGCCATGACCCGCGCCGCCGCCAAGAACCATGCCTATGTGACCGTTGTCACCGACCCGGCCGACTACGAAGCCGTGATAGCCGAACTCGACGCCAATGGCGGCCAGTCGCCCATCGCGCTGCGCAAGAAACTGGCGCTGAAGGCCTTTGCCCGCACCGCAGCCTATGACGCGGCGGTCTCGAACTGGATGGCGGAGCAGCTGGACGAAGCCACACCGGCGCACCGCGCCGTCGGCGGGGCGCTTGCCGAAGTCATGCGTTACGGCGAAAACCCGCACCAGACCGCAGGGTTCTACAAGACCGGCGAAAACCGTCCGGGCGTCGCCACGGCGAAGCAGCTTCAGGGCAAGACGCTGTCCTATAACAACATCAACGACACGGACGCGGCCTTCGAACTGGTCAGCGAATTCGACCCGGCCCGCACCAGCGCCGTGGCGATCATCAAACACGCCAATCCCTGCGGCGTCGCGGAAGGCGCGAGCCTGAAAGACGCCTATGAAATGGCACTGCGCTGCGACCCGGTCTCGGCCTTCGGCGGCATTGTCGCCCTGAACCAGACGCTGGACGCGGCCGCGGCCGAGGAAATCGTCAAGATCTTCACCGAAGTGATCATTGCTCCGGACGCGGACGAGGCCGCCCGCGAGATCATCGCCGCCAAGAAGAACCTGCGCCTGCTGGTCACCGGCGGTCTCGCCGACGCCCGCGCCAAGGGCCTGTTCGTCAAGTCCGTGGCCGGCGGTCTCCTGGTGCAGTCGCGCGACAATGGTGTTGTCGACGATCTCGACCTGAAGGTGGTGACCAGGCGCGCACCGAGCGACCAGGAACTGGCCGACCTGAAATTCGCCTTCCGCGTTGCCAAGCACGTCAAGTCGAACGCCATCGTCTATGCCAGGGACGGGGCCACGGTTGGTGTCGGCGCCGGCCAGATGAGCCGTGTGGATTCGGCCCGCATTGCAGCGCGCAAGGCTCTGGATGCGACCGAGGCGGCAGGTCTCGGGGAGCCGCTGACCAAGGGCTGCGTGGTCGCTTCCGACGCGTTCTTCCCCTTTGCGGACGGCCTGCTGTCTGCGGCCGAGGCGGGTGCCACCGCGGTCATCCAGCCGGGCGGTTCCATGCGCGACGACGAGGTCATCGCGGCGGCCGACGAGGCGGGCCTTGCCATGGTCCTGACCGGCATGCGCCACTTCCGCCACTAA
- a CDS encoding methyl-accepting chemotaxis protein, giving the protein MFKKAKVTTKLIGASAAALTVALVVGISFIGWKASEITSDLAKAEAETVAREQAEFVRRGLEKGLKSAQALASTLEGMKKGGIADREAWSAVVENLALTNKDLSGAWGVIVGDQLDGRDAEFKGNETWAVNGAWQPYYFRKADGTLAYRTIEEIAVGDMSDAGQLWFNGAFVPGKDYVTEPYSWEADGKTVTGVSFSIPIKNGGKTIGVAGGDILLTPLSEALGRQTPLDTGSVHLVSQNGVWIAHPDPAVLGKSWAEGRSDADLAVRDALLAAVKAGEPFAYDGYSNTLGTNVHRIVTPVEISGTDAKMAVVVNVPLDTLNAASSEITALIIGVGIVLLIVVALSIYLVGNTIVRRPLERAVSSIQALIDRRYDEPIHDTDRADEIGEISKALEVFRDKARQAEALAAEQEEARRQQLARAERISELSQNFDRQISELTQTVMTQVEDLNAASGTLTAGADDTSDKSTAVAAASEEASSNVETVASAAEELMASVGEISRQMTQSTEIAAHAVDQAQSTNSKIEGLAEAANRISEVVKLITDIAEQTNLLALNATIEAARAGEAGKGFAVVAAEVKELANQTAKATEEISLQIQSVQTETAGSVEAIKGISETIEKMNEISSSIQSSVEQQGLATDEIARNIQEASNGTQEVAQNIVKVAASADDTGNAARQVSASANVLQSEAGRLRQEVEGFLANVRQVG; this is encoded by the coding sequence GTGTTTAAAAAAGCGAAGGTCACAACAAAGCTTATCGGGGCCAGTGCCGCCGCCCTGACGGTTGCCCTTGTGGTCGGCATCAGCTTTATCGGCTGGAAAGCTTCGGAGATCACGAGCGACCTGGCCAAGGCCGAAGCGGAAACGGTGGCCCGTGAACAGGCCGAATTCGTCCGGCGTGGTCTGGAAAAGGGGCTCAAATCGGCGCAGGCCCTTGCAAGCACGCTCGAAGGCATGAAAAAGGGCGGCATCGCCGACCGTGAAGCCTGGAGCGCCGTTGTCGAGAACCTGGCGCTTACAAACAAGGACCTGTCGGGCGCCTGGGGCGTTATTGTCGGTGACCAGCTCGACGGCAGGGACGCCGAGTTCAAGGGCAATGAAACCTGGGCCGTGAACGGCGCGTGGCAGCCCTATTACTTCCGCAAGGCGGATGGCACCCTTGCCTACCGGACGATCGAGGAAATCGCGGTCGGTGACATGAGCGATGCCGGCCAGCTCTGGTTCAACGGCGCGTTTGTTCCGGGCAAGGACTATGTCACCGAGCCCTACAGTTGGGAAGCCGACGGCAAGACCGTCACGGGCGTCTCCTTCAGCATTCCGATCAAGAATGGCGGCAAGACCATCGGCGTCGCCGGCGGCGACATTCTTCTGACGCCCCTTTCCGAGGCGCTCGGCAGGCAAACCCCCCTCGACACCGGGTCGGTCCATCTGGTCTCCCAGAACGGCGTCTGGATCGCCCATCCGGATCCCGCGGTGCTCGGCAAGTCATGGGCGGAAGGCCGTTCCGATGCGGATCTGGCGGTTCGCGACGCATTGCTGGCAGCGGTCAAGGCCGGTGAACCTTTCGCCTATGACGGCTATTCCAACACGCTTGGCACCAACGTGCACCGCATCGTCACACCCGTCGAGATTTCCGGGACGGATGCAAAGATGGCGGTCGTGGTCAACGTGCCGCTCGACACGCTGAATGCGGCCTCGTCCGAAATCACGGCACTGATCATCGGTGTCGGCATCGTGCTGCTGATTGTTGTTGCCCTGTCCATCTACCTGGTCGGCAACACGATTGTCCGCCGTCCTCTGGAACGCGCTGTCTCCAGCATCCAGGCGCTGATCGACCGCCGTTACGACGAGCCGATCCACGACACGGACCGCGCCGATGAAATCGGCGAAATCAGCAAGGCGCTGGAAGTGTTCCGCGACAAGGCCCGGCAAGCCGAGGCGCTCGCCGCCGAACAGGAAGAAGCACGGCGCCAGCAACTGGCCCGGGCGGAGCGGATCAGCGAGCTGTCACAGAATTTCGACCGCCAGATTTCCGAGCTGACTCAGACCGTCATGACCCAGGTGGAAGACCTGAACGCCGCTTCCGGCACGTTGACGGCCGGCGCGGACGATACCAGCGACAAGTCCACGGCTGTCGCGGCGGCCTCGGAAGAGGCATCCTCCAACGTTGAAACGGTTGCCTCGGCCGCCGAGGAGCTGATGGCATCGGTCGGTGAGATTTCCCGCCAGATGACCCAGTCGACGGAAATCGCCGCTCATGCCGTCGATCAGGCCCAGTCGACCAACAGCAAGATCGAGGGGCTGGCGGAAGCCGCCAACCGGATCAGTGAAGTGGTCAAGCTGATCACGGATATCGCCGAGCAGACCAACCTGCTGGCCCTGAACGCCACCATCGAAGCGGCCCGCGCCGGAGAAGCCGGCAAGGGGTTTGCCGTCGTGGCGGCGGAGGTGAAGGAACTCGCCAACCAGACCGCCAAGGCGACCGAGGAAATCTCGCTGCAGATCCAGTCGGTCCAGACGGAAACCGCCGGTTCCGTCGAGGCTATCAAGGGTATCTCCGAAACCATCGAGAAGATGAACGAGATCTCGTCCTCGATCCAGAGCTCCGTGGAGCAGCAGGGCCTGGCCACGGACGAGATCGCCCGCAACATCCAGGAGGCCTCGAACGGTACCCAGGAAGTCGCCCAGAACATTGTCAAGGTGGCGGCATCGGCCGACGATACCGGCAACGCGGCGCGCCAGGTGTCGGCGTCGGCCAACGTGTTGCAAAGCGAGGCCGGCAGGTTGCGCCAGGAAGTCGAAGGCTTCCTCGCCAATGTCCGCCAGGTCGGCTGA
- a CDS encoding MFS transporter — MTVTSEVPPAKTDPRAVLSWALFDWAAQPFFTLITTFVFAPYFASALAATPAEGQALWGYATAAAGLGIALTAPVLGSVADATGRRKRWILVFSIPFVICCWAFWEAAPGSAHGILIALVAFGIGTFCIEVATVFNNAMMPSLVPPERIGRLSSFGWAMGYASALITLLITLGFLAASADTGKTLLGMTPLFGLDPATGEGDRASGPFSALWYLVFALPMFLFVPDVPHQASLGPAIRAGLNSLKASLAQARSNRNIFRFLLANMIFKDGLVALFAFGGIYAGGQLGWGAIEIGTFGIILTITGTLGLVLGGPMDDRFGAKPVIVFALVVLMFCGLGMISIDKDTVFFVVRTAAAPEGALFASLPEQMFIGLGAVIGAVSGPLQASCRSLLVRLAPAEHMTQYFGLLALSGKVTSFLAPLAVGIVTSLSGSQPAGMSVILVFFGVGLVLLLKVREREMA, encoded by the coding sequence ATGACCGTCACTTCCGAAGTTCCTCCGGCCAAGACCGACCCGCGGGCCGTGCTGTCCTGGGCGCTGTTCGACTGGGCCGCGCAGCCGTTCTTCACGCTGATCACCACCTTTGTCTTTGCCCCCTATTTCGCTTCGGCCCTGGCCGCGACACCGGCGGAGGGTCAGGCGCTCTGGGGGTATGCCACCGCCGCCGCGGGCCTCGGCATTGCGCTCACCGCCCCCGTGCTCGGTTCCGTCGCCGACGCGACCGGCCGCCGCAAGCGCTGGATCCTTGTCTTCTCGATCCCGTTCGTGATCTGCTGCTGGGCCTTCTGGGAGGCCGCGCCAGGAAGCGCGCACGGTATCCTGATCGCACTCGTCGCCTTCGGCATCGGCACCTTCTGCATCGAGGTCGCGACTGTCTTCAACAACGCGATGATGCCGTCTCTTGTGCCCCCGGAGAGGATCGGCCGACTGTCGAGCTTCGGCTGGGCCATGGGCTATGCCAGCGCCCTGATCACGCTCCTGATCACTCTCGGGTTCCTGGCCGCCAGCGCGGACACAGGCAAGACGCTGCTTGGAATGACGCCTCTCTTCGGTCTCGACCCGGCCACCGGCGAGGGCGACAGGGCCTCCGGCCCGTTCTCCGCATTGTGGTATCTGGTCTTTGCCCTGCCGATGTTCCTGTTCGTGCCGGACGTGCCGCACCAGGCCAGCCTCGGCCCCGCCATTCGTGCCGGGTTGAACAGCCTGAAGGCAAGCCTTGCCCAGGCACGGTCCAACCGCAACATCTTCCGGTTCCTGCTGGCCAACATGATCTTCAAGGACGGATTGGTGGCGCTGTTCGCCTTTGGCGGCATCTATGCGGGTGGCCAGCTCGGCTGGGGCGCCATCGAAATCGGCACGTTCGGCATCATCCTGACCATCACCGGCACTTTGGGCCTTGTGCTCGGCGGCCCCATGGACGACCGTTTCGGCGCCAAACCCGTGATCGTCTTCGCGCTGGTCGTGCTGATGTTCTGCGGGCTGGGCATGATCTCCATCGACAAGGACACCGTCTTCTTTGTCGTCAGGACGGCAGCGGCTCCGGAAGGCGCCCTGTTCGCCTCCCTGCCGGAACAGATGTTCATCGGCCTCGGCGCGGTCATCGGCGCGGTGTCCGGCCCCTTGCAAGCCTCCTGCCGCAGCCTGCTGGTGCGGCTGGCGCCGGCGGAACACATGACCCAGTATTTCGGTCTCCTGGCCCTGTCGGGAAAGGTCACCAGCTTTCTGGCCCCGCTCGCCGTCGGCATCGTCACCAGCCTTTCCGGCAGCCAGCCGGCCGGCATGTCGGTGATCCTGGTGTTCTTCGGCGTGGGCCTTGTGTTGCTCCTGAAGGTGCGCGAGCGGGAGATGGCATGA